DNA sequence from the Anguilla anguilla isolate fAngAng1 chromosome 4, fAngAng1.pri, whole genome shotgun sequence genome:
AAGTTTAATTGCTAATAGACAAGAGTTTAAGAAGGTTGTAGCTGATCTGGAAGTTGCACCTGATGTTATTTGTATACAAGAAACGTGGTTAAGACCTCACTTGGACTTTGTCATGTCAGGTTACAGGTTATAGATGTGACAGAATAGGAAAACAAAGTGGAGGATGTGTAACATTCATTAAGGAAACTATAGCATATAGAAGAGTAAATGTCCCAAATGAGTATGAATGTATAGTGATAGAAATGTGTAGTCCCAGAGGAGATATCCATTAGTCAATTAGTCCATTTTTATAATCCTTGTAAGAAGttgtcaatgaaaatatttcatgagATCTCAGAAAGTGTTGATTGAAGAGAAATATGGTGTGGGGACTTTAATGCTCACAATAGTCTATGTGGCAGTGAACATACTGACACAAATGGAGAAGTAGTTGAAGAACTAATCGAGGAGAGATCACTTATTGTCTCAATGATAGAAGAGGTACCAGGGCGGATGTTACAAGAAATTCAGTTTCATACCTAGATCATACCTTAGTCTCTGGAAATATGAGTAATTCATGTGAATGGAATGTAAAGAAGGATTCTAACATAAGGAGTGATCACTTTCTGATATTATGCTCTTTGAATTTTGATATGTATGTACAGGAAGGTAACGTAATTGAAAGATGGTGTTTTCCTAAAGCTGACTAGGAAAATTTTTGAGAATGTTGTATTGAGTCCACTGAAAGAATATCTATGGAGGGTGATGTAGATAGCTGTACAGGAGCAGTGACTTCCATGATTATTAGTGCTGCATCAATATGCATTCCTAAAAGCACAGtgaatgtgaaaaagaaaacggtTCCATGGTGGAatgatgaatgtaaaaatgctatgaaagaaagaaatcatGCATTCAGAATATTAAGAAATCATTTGAGTCAAGATAATCTGATTGATTATCAAAGGAAGAGAGCTGTGGCATGGAAAATTATTAAATCATCCAAGAAGAATGCATGGAGACAATTCTGCTCCTCCATTGGCAGATGAATAGAATTGACATTGAATAGAATGACAATAGAATTGAGTGGGAAAAGAAAATCTGTTAAAATCCCAGTGATGATAGATGGAGAATATCTGGCAATTACAAATAAGGAAAAAGCTGATCTATTGGGTAAGAAGTTTGCAAGTGTACATAGTGGAAGTCATTTAGATGAGATACAGAAACAACGAAAAGATGACATTTTAAGAgcaaatgctgatgtaacaaagAAAAAGGATAGTGATGGATCATCACTTGATATGGACTTTACATTACTTGAGTTGAAAATGGCCTTGGAGGGAAGTGGATATACTGCTCCAGGACAAGACCaattatgctatgctatgtttaGACAATTACCAGATGAAATcttgaaaattatattaaacCTGTTTAATAACATATGGAGAGAAGGTGTAATGCCTTGCGGTTGGAATAGTGCTTTGATTCTACCTTTTGGTAAGCCTGGCAAAGACCCAGCTAAtgcaggaaactacaggcctatAGCGTTGACATCTCACTTGTGTAAATGGATGGAAAAGATAATTGTTCGTAGATTGTCATACTGTTTAGAACAAAGAGGATTGCTGAACTCATGTCAAAGTGGATTCCATAAAGGTAGATCTACGCTAGATGCTTTAGAGAAAGTTAGTAATGAGGCAGAAAAAGCAATTAGTATGAAAGAGGTCATGGCTATAGTGTATTTTGATATTGAGAAAGCTTATGATTCCATGTGGAGAGAAGGACTattgattaaaatgtgtaaaatgggtATTGGTGGAAGGCTATACAACTGGGTTTTAGATTTCCTGTCTAGTCGGACATTCCGTGTTAAAGTTGATGATGCTGTTTCAGATGATTGTGATATTGTAAATGGTATTCCTCAAGGTAGTGCTATTAGCCTTATTCTGTTTAACATTatgataaattatatttttatgaatgttggTAGAGATATTGGGTCATCGCTTTATGCAGATGATGGGGCTATATGGAAAAGAGGGAAAATATTAGACATGTGATTAATAGCATTCAGAGTGAATGTTGAAAGATGGTCATATGACTGGAGATTTAAGATGTCAGTTGCAAAGTCATGCTACATATTCTTTACCAGAAAGAGAAGGATAATTAATATGCAGCTTAAATTGTATGGCCAAGGTATGGAAAGGGTTACAGAGTTCAAATACCTAGGGTTATGGTTTGATGAGAAATGTATGTGGAGAACTCATGTTAAACATATTGAAACAAGATGTAAAAAAGTACTGAATCTCATGAGAGCAGTATCTGGTTATGAATGGGGAGCAGATAAACTGTCATTACTGGATATCTATAGGGCCTTAATACGATCATGTATTGATTATGGGTGTATGGTGTATGGAGCAGCAGCCAAGAGTGTTTTGGAACAATTAGACAGAATACAGTTCAGAGCTCTAAGACTCAGTATTGGTGCAATTAAAACAACTCCTACTAATACACTACTGGTGGAAGCTGATGAACTACCATTATATTTAAGACGTTCAAAGTTGTCATTGGCATATTGGGTTAAGTTAAATGGATCTGGAGAGGAACAACCTACAACAAAGGTTCTGTGTAATTGTTGGGAATATTCAGAATTTAAAGGTAAAGGATTTGGTTGGAATATTAATACAACAGCAAAAGAATACGGTTTAAATAGGTTAGAATATGGGTCAAATATTGTGTGGGGTAATGTTCCTCCATGGATATTACCAGTGCCCAATGTGGACTTGCAACTTGTGGAGCAGAAGAGAGAATGGATTGAAAAGGATGTGGATAACATTGGATATTTGGTTCAAGATTATGTGAAGATGAATTATTATAACGATATGTCAATCACTGATGGATCTAAAGATCCAGGGAGTGGACATGTAGGAACAGGAGTGTACATACCTGAGTTTGATGTAGTCATATGCAAAAGAATGAATGATAGATTATCTGTATTTACAGCAGAAATAGTTGCTATAATTTTAGGATTACAATGGGAAGAAGAGGTAAGGCCTGAGAGAGTTGTCATTTGTTCAGGCTCTACTGCAGCACTTAATAGTTTAAATTCAAAAGTAACAATAAGAGATGATTTATTGATGAAAATATTTACGATAATGCTAGGAATGCAAAGAGTTGGAATTAATGTTAAATTTTGTTGGGTTCCTGCTCATGTTGGTGTGGAGGGAAATGAGAAAGCAGATGAGATTGCAAAGAGAGCgttgaaattaaatgacaattaaataatgaaagttCCTTTTGGAAAAGGTGAGGCCAAATTGTTAATAAGAAAGGCAGTGAAGGATTCGTGACAGAAGAAGTGAGACATAGATATCAAAGGGAGACACTATTACAGCATACAGAAATCCATTAAGGTGAAGGCTTTCAAAGGGAAGTGCAGAAGAGAGGAAGTGGTTTTTTCAAGGTTAAGATTTGGACATACTGGATTAAATTCAACTCGTTATTTAATGGTAAAGTGTATTTCAgataaatgtgatatttgtaAATGTTCCCGAAAATGTTGAGCATGTCATAATGAGGTGTAGTAAATATAATTCAGAGAGGAACAATTTACGTGATAAGATATGAGCTAGGACGGGGATGGAATTTGGAAGGGCTTTTAGGGgtgggagagaaaatgtgggaGTGCTGCAAGgctctctttattttccttaaagaTACAGGATTAGATCGTAAAATAtaggtttcttttttgttgttccttCTTTTATGTAATCTGAAGTATATGAAGCCCTGAAGTTACACACTCCGGtacagtaggtggcggtatGCACCTATACGCGGTTGTTTACGATCCGCCATTAAATTTAGAGAAAAAGAAGATGGAGGTCACGTGCTTCCGGTCCTCTCCGTGGAGATCCTCCTAGTGGAGATTCCCCAGTTTGCTGCAGGCAAGCAGGTTCTTTTGCACGGAGCTCCCATTGATTCGCCACTCAAGTAAGAGGAAGAcaccaacaaaaacagcaatagttagcttgttagccagattaatatatttttgctggTTAACGACAGCGCACATTGGGTACAGTAACGTATCATTAATGAGCTAGTCTACTCGTCTGTTTGTCATACTGTGAGTTAGCTAGCCAGGTAATGTTATAAAGTAATTTTTcacgaccgtgaaaactgcctgacctgtttacattttggacagatgtggctggTGAGTAAATCTATCGccgtttccgtcgcagcactttcgacagaAGAaatatcggaagcgctatcctaaaatttatTCTTACCgcgaagagtgcctgacccgcaaccgtagtaatgtgttaacacggtGGCACAATTATATTGAGAAATACCGTCTCGAAAaaaacgctatattctgtaaatgcattcagATAAAACCTACCATGTGTTTAAAGTGTTAAAGTGcagagtgtttaaaaccataaaaccacccctacaaaaaaatccaattaaattaaaactgtaggctacacatTAACGTTAAATATAGACCCACTAGTCTGACTTTGACAACTTTGGGACTGGCTCTCGTTTTAGTTAATAACACTAAAAGTAACTTAAACATCCACTGAGCACTAGTGACTTACTACTGAAGTATTTTAGTATTATTTCTGCAGCCTACTTgagtatgtgtatacatgtgtatacatgtcCAAAAGTAGTCGGTGAGAATTATTTTAAGAGCCCCAATCCTATTGACAAAATCCACAATGCATTATGCTATATCCTCCGCTTGCTTAGACTTTATTGGATATGCCTCAACCCACTTTGTTTTGTGGTCAACCATGAGGCAAATGTACATATTGCCTCTTGGAATTGCAGTCAGTTTCCCAGCAATATCCATCCCAACCAATACAAATGGTTCATACACGTGAGCAGATCCAAAAGATTTAGGAGTGGGCAATGACATATTGGTAACTTTATGTACAAAGAGACATGAATACATGAAGCGTTGAACTGggatgtatttttgtgttgtttctggCACTGAGGAAAGTTCAGAAATAAGTTACTGTCCTATTTCCATGAATGTTCAGTGATTTCTCAATAATAACATGTTTGCCTGTACAGACAGTTTCATGAACCCAAGAACATGGCTGAGACTCACTTCACTTTTCTTATGTACTAAccaaacctgggtcaaatacaaatacgtatttctatctgtattttaaaatgtatttaaatacatatttgaagtattttcaaatacattcacacattaaatactttgtatttgatttatttaaatgatttgaaTAGGAAACCAAATACCTTCACAAATAGTATTTAAGAAATACATTACTTTAAATCAGTACTTACATGGGAAACAAAATACCTTTAGTAtttagagccttttaaaaatacattcaaatacaaatataattttaaaatattttgaattttttcaaatacatacaaaactatttgataaaattaattattataattcattataaaaataaagtataatatttaaattattattatcattgtctCACCAGGATTTATTTATCTCAGAATTTTATACAGTCAGTAGCATATGCAGAATACTGCAGGAATATTTAGCTTAATGATTTGCAATTATAACATGTATTATGTTCAGATGCCatgatttcaaaaataattaccCTGTTTCACACCTGTTGTCAATTTGCCAATCAAGTCAATTGGCTTTATATACCCCAACCAAACATGCAGTCAATGGAGAGGATGGTGGTTGCAGAGACGGCGGGCAAACTGAATCTCCAAGTGGTGTTAAGAATGGTTGAGCAGTTAGAGAGGCTGGCTAAACAAACTTTGTGTATGAATTAGAATTAATTGGATGGTTAGATTGTTGGATTTTGGATTTACTACAGTGTTAGTGTACTCTGGACCCCAGTGATAGACTGAGCCAGCAACAATGTAGGCTTCATACTAAAGGGAGTATCTCAGTGTTCTTTGTACAAACTGTGGCCCTCGATGTGATGTCAGCGAGTTATAATACGGTGGGCACTCCAGGAGAACTACTAGGGGCTAGGGGTTGAATTTGGATTAAGAGGCAAGGGTAGCCTACACTGACAATTTTACACAACCCATGTACTGCCTCTAacagacagtagcctaaatgcccATGCATGTCTTTGCATGGGGATATGAAAAACTCAGATTACTTGATAAGCTACTTGCCAGTTTATTTATAcccatgcaatatttttaaatttagtggCCTTTTCCTGTATTTCCTTTGctttttctgttgtcagagtGTTCAACAGCCATATACAGTTctatcttttacattttgtaaggttaCACACTGATAAAATAGAAATCAGCTGtgcatattcactaccaattaaTAATGGAAATCGGTGAAAGTGGACTGGGGCCGTCAGCAGTCACTCGATGcgttctcatcaaaatactgtcctcTAATTAGACAAAACTTTCAGTGGTGATAGGTTCTCATATATCAAGTGCTTTTCAAGTCTTGCAACAACTTGGTGCAATTGTACATGTTGCACCACTGGCCTtatgttgtgaaagtattttcaaataattcaattaaattaaatactttgtatttgaaaatttagtattttaaatgttttttaaagacatattttaaagtaattgcaaatacatgcaaatgctccttaaatgtattttcaaataaattgtgtaatttaaatactcagtatgtgtaaatgctgaatttcaaataatttctaagTAAGTATTTAAAAGAATTATGCTTGTACAATTTACAACTTTTAGTACATGAAGTATACTCATGTAGGCTCCAGAAAGTTATGCTAAATTACAGAAATAGTAGGCTATTAAGCCACGTTCTGATTAGATGTTTAAGTTACTTTTGAGTTTTATTAAGTAAAATGTGAGCCTGTTTAATCCTCAAGTTGTCAAAGTCAGGCTAGTGGGTCTATATTTAAAGTTCACATGTAGCCTACAcgttttatttccctttttttctaaaGGGGTGCAGCGCTATATGGTTTAAAACACTCCTCGCTATGATGGTACCATAAAGAGGTTGAGCGTAGGTAATgagtaggtttgatctaaatgcatttcCAACATATAGCCTTTTCCCCAACGCTTGTATTTCTTGATGTAATTGTACTGCCGTGTTAACATTTCTACGGTTCCGTGTCAGGCACTTTTCACAGTAAGAAGAGttttttaggatagcgcttccaatattgcttgtgtcgaaagtgctgcgacagaaacaacgatagatttacttGAGCCACacctgttcaaaatgtaaacaagaaaGGCATTCTTCATGgttgggaaaaattttatgacaccGTTGTATCTTTCAGGCAAGTTCGTCGTGGTGACACAGCCCAACAATGTCAGGAAATATTAAAGATAAAGAAGCTTTTCAGAGACTAAACTTTCTTTATCAGGTAGGTGtagttatttgttttattttgctgtcataCATAAACATTTAGAAgttgttttctgtgaaattctgatacactgcctggccaagaGTCTCATTAATTGTGCCTTGGGCGTCTTTTTCAGGCAGCGCACTGCGTCTTGGCTCAGAACCCGGAGAACGTGGAGCTGGCACGCTTTTACTGCTTTACCCAGAAAACTATTTCTAAGCGTCTGGTGTTGAGACAGTGAGTTTTATTGTTCTCTTTACAATTTCGAAAAGATTGAGATGATTCCTTTCGAATGTTGGATTGCAGGGCTTTTTGACATTGTTATTATTCACTCAGGTCTTCACAGACCACACAAGTATTACAAAACTATTCTGTATGCTAAGAGCATTAACTTAGGTGTGCCTGAAAGAAATTCTGAATATGATATTAGGCCTAATGAACTGTTTGGTTAACATTATTTTGTTGATTCCAGTTAAGTTTAGTTaagcaaattacatttcataaagGCGGAAGTTTGATGTTATGTTGAaattgtggtgttttttttggcagggaTCCCTCAGTAAAAAGAACATTATGCAAGAAATGCTACTCTGTGCTTGTGCCTGGAATCACTGCAACTGTAAGACAGAGAAGTAAGTAGTCCCAGTGGCAACGTCATTTAACTGTTGatataaatacagtaatatTTCGTAAGCGAAGCATGAAGTTTAAAAAAGCCTTTCCAAAGTCGTTCTGTTCCTGAATTAGAATGTGCATAATTTATGTAATAGGTAGTTGACACAAGCCTGTAAAACCCTTGACGTGTTGCATAACCATGTCTAGTTCTTGTACCTGGATAAAGGTAAACGGAGGGAATGCATATATAGCAgatgctattttttaaattaatcaacTGAAATACAGGCCTAAAGTGGATTACTTCACGGCGAGGAGTAAGTCAAACTGGCCAATGATATGGCAGTGAGGGAAGAGAAGTCACCTAGAATCGGGGAGTCTTCTAACATCTTTGATTTCTCAGGGAGCAGAAATCGGGAGTGTACGACACTGGTGAGGTGTGTCAGCTGTGGCCAGACCAAGAGATTCCGTAACGATCCACATCACCGGCTCTGGGTGGACCAACCCGAGGCCCAACTGGAGAACCAATCACGGCCAGGTGATATGCTGATTGTGGCTGAATGTCAATAGTGTTACAGTGGTAATGTCTTTTTGTAGGCTAACTCAGAAGttttgtagtttcaatatacaGTTGTCATATGTAGGTGGGCTAGTATGAAACTTGAGTAGCAGCTGCCAGAGTGTGaccgttgttgtagtttcaatctAGCAACTAGTTAGCAATGGGTTTAGctacaacaataaataataaaagatatGTGGCTAAATATCTTTTCTTGTAACAGTTCCCACTGAACTACTTCAGATATAAGGTTTTACTTTGTTCAGTGCACAGCACAATGAGGAGAGGAATTTTAACCATGGATTACAGTTTTTACAAGTTGGGAACAAATATTAcgtttattaaaatgaattataatggcCAAATTGTCAACTTTCttatcagtcagtcagtcaatcttTATTGTCCCATGTGGGGAAATTTTGTATGCCAGGGTTTGAAACATTTGCCAAAATTGCTAGTTTTGAAATTAGTTCTGGGTAAATCCACACTAATATCACATTTGCAGAGAGCTGTCAGTGTATATAACAACCTGCCATGTTGTGTAAGGAGGCAGGATCCTTGTGGGGTGTTAAGTCCCAAGTTAAAGCAGCGCTGAGTACTTCAGAATGCGGGTAAATGGCAAACCTAGATGTGCTGTATGGACTGTCCTTGTCATTACAAATTCTTACTCCTGTGTAACAAATCTGATGCCCTGGTGTTGACCCAGCTTGAAGCAAGAGTCACTGAATCCTTTGCCAGACATACAAATATGCTGGCAAAATCGGTGGAGAGACTGGTCGAAGATCGCCAGTTTGTGTCCTGGTCAGGTTAGACTGTGTTGATTGGTTGGCTGCCTGCCACTTGGCATGTTTAGTGCCACAGCCAAGTAGTGCCTCTTCCTCAGTCGACACAGAGATCTAATTAAAGGAAGGATTTTTGATTTGACCTGTGCAGTGGTGTGTTTGCTCTGCAGGCGA
Encoded proteins:
- the rpp21 gene encoding ribonuclease P protein subunit p21 — translated: MSGNIKDKEAFQRLNFLYQAAHCVLAQNPENVELARFYCFTQKTISKRLVLRQDPSVKRTLCKKCYSVLVPGITATVRQRRSRNRECTTLVRCVSCGQTKRFRNDPHHRLWVDQPEAQLENQSRPERGCSSTAALKGAEAGGHATSQKPGHASKPKT